In the Acropora muricata isolate sample 2 chromosome 10, ASM3666990v1, whole genome shotgun sequence genome, one interval contains:
- the LOC136887333 gene encoding uncharacterized protein isoform X2, which yields MTSKSIPTPTPADHHAPSTQFPEVEGDDLSQTAQETSSEEAPKGSLNLSSSEKLKVTLLAYEWGSTKVELSTMNTEFAIQLAKDDHVEVCMYVPAFSNEDKIAADKCRVHLLKAEEKPGYEPIDWLASVPSNHQMNVVIGHGIDLGKQVTHIIQSRPECKWIQVVHTDHEENETFKSSDNAAADKKHVDEIKLCQKADLIVAIGPKLADAYSRKFGEEKVLELTPGIFSESPCVKQVIKERRTFHVFVFGRGDSEDFTLKGYDIAARAVAELKDEEPPVKLVFVCAPNGKKEEVKGMLLKTDLLPCQLIVCSAKKRGPRAQQFNQADLVIMPSRAEGFGLYALEAFSAGLPVLISHNSGLRVALEKVLFGMNVVVNSDDPAEWAKAIRRVCSKHRDLRLKEASVLRKNYSETYNWEKQCSELIKKMHDLAAAAVKVPSPPVPEITRRVEGDDLSQPASETSSDGYLPLVMEKRNPGTPPSLLRAKEDEQDTLQDLSKLRHKFPYFVNRRTDELSHIVECLDPKNKQCQGVFIDGAPGIGKTILATEAANKLRNDHRHVLVAYIDCKDIKSFESFAGTVIEQISRSPAVNDPAAKIKKRLAASKNVFYVLFLDSFECFLAENNNQQEKQPSTAAAPSRDCREKVQSFIGEIANCPTNIKFLVTSSEKVPKAFLRMLAMKAIHLNPFDKDESSELLEKVRCGDKITVEQSEVLCKICSGIPLVLHTLISLQGDLKCFVKSPPEERTNFLQAMKTVPKEKKIEFCLDLCFQRLTPQVQLTLLHLCLYKGFFTPDKAAKIFCSPESSEHNLRAIALKLEGCNLLHPQKFQNSKKYTFLKVIREHFKLKAKKEYCKEIQHARGLLIDYLIIFLKTTFKVFLGKNSVKSAVEEFSAEKENVIQLVEWIDNGEMDEERVKKCIDVFNVAGEMLAKMMAKYNYKNVYESLAKKCREMGDPRRLADCLTSLGMKEIFNCICATGLCSKAIERARLCLDEAHWIQTHLHVKKGSSRAQCLAKLGRCLVRSGDKERGEAMIEEAIRIRKATIKTRDDHEKEGGENVSYVMLGATYNDKAVALSFENHHREAVNIRKNQVMKIYRDRLGDHPFTATILNNMSNNHRDLGEFEAAEKYAEQALRIRRELLADHRDTAKSLFDLGVALKANKKFKEAKDLLEQCKTMQEKVVNNSTFEKNLEEELRDVNRLLKMQQSEGQDR from the exons AAGAAGCTCCAAAGGGCTCCTTAAATTTGTCCTCCAGTGAGAAACTAAAAGTAACTCTTTTAGCCTACGAATGGGGATCTACTAAAGTAGAGTTGTCAACAATGAACACAGAGTTTGCCATTCAATTGGCAAAGGATGACCATGTGGAAGTCTGTATGTATGTCCCCGCGTTCAGTAACGAAGATAAAATTGCGGCTGATAAGTGCAGGGTTCATCTACTTAAAGCAGAGGAGAAGCCTGGGTATGAACCTATAGACTGGTTAGCCTCTGTTCCAAGTAATCATCAGATGAATGTTGTGATTGGCCATGGGATTGATCTTGGTAAGCAGGTTACACACATAATACAATCGCGCCCTGAATGCAAATGGATTCAAGTTGTTCATACTGACCATGAAGAAAATGAAACGTTTAAGTCCTCTGATAATGCAGCTGCGGATAAAAAGCATGTTGATGAGATAAAACTCTGCCAAAAGGCGGATCTAATTGTGGCTATCGGTCCCAAATTGGCTGATGCCTACTCCCGTAAATTTGGAGAGGAGAAAGTCCTCGAACTCACCCCGGGCATCTTTTCAGAATCTCCTTGTGTAAAACAAGTGATTAAAGAAAGAAGAacatttcatgtttttgtttttggacgTGGTGATAGTGAAGATTTCACATTAAAGGGATACGACATTGCTGCCCGTGCAGTTGCTGAGCTTAAAGATGAAGAACCCCCTGTCaaacttgtgtttgtttgtGCGCCAAATGGAAAAAAGGAGGAAGTTAAAGGAATGCTGCTTAAGACAGACCTTTTACCCTGTCAACTTATCGTATGTAGTGCTAAGAAAAGAGGGCCGCGTGCTCAGCAGTTTAATCAGGCAGATCTTGTCATAATGCCCTCAAGAGCCGAAGGTTTTGGTCTATATGCACTTGAAGCATTCTCTGCTGGCCTTCCTGTGCTGATCAGTCATAACTCAGGCCTCCGAGTGGCATTGGAAAAGGTTCTCTTTGGTATGAACGTTGTGGTAAATTCAGACGATCCAGCAGAGTGGGCAAAGGCAATCCGCAGAGTTTGTAGCAAGCACAGAGACTTACGGTTGAAAGAAGCCAGTGTTCTTCGTAAAAACTACTCAGAGACGTACAATTGGGAGAAGCAATGCAGTGAACTCATAAAGAAGATGCATGACCTCGCAG CTGCCGCAGTGAAAGTTCCTTCACCTCCAGTACCCGAAATCACACGAAGag TTGAAGGTGATGATCTTTCTCAACCAGCATCAGAAACTAGTTCAG ATGGTTATCTTCCCCTGGTGATGGAGAAAAGAAATCCAG GAACTCCTCCTTCATTACTTAGAGCGAAAGAAGACGAACAAG ATACATTACAGGATCTGTCAAAACTGCGTCACAAGTTTCCATACTTTGTTAATCGAAGAACTGACGAGCTTTCCCATATTGTGGAGTGTCTTGATCCAAAAAATAAGCAGTGTCAGGGCGTGTTCATAGATGGAGCTCCAGGGATTGGCAAGACGATCCTTGCAACCGAGGCTGCTAACAAGTTACGAAACGATCACAGACATGTCCTTGTTGCCTACATCGACTGCAAGGACATCAAGTCTTTCGAATCCTTCGCAGGAACAGTCATTGAGCAAATTAGCCGTTCGCCTGCTGTAAACGATCCAGCTGCCAAAATAAAGAAGCGTTTGGCAgcaagcaaaaatgttttttacgTTTTGTTTCTGGATAGCTTTGAATGTTTTCTTGCAGAGAATAACAACCAGCAGGAGAAACAACCTTCGACAGCAGCAGCCCCATCTCGTGATTGTAGAGAAAAAGTACAAAGTTTTATCGGTGAAATTGCGAACTGCCCGACAAACATCAAGTTTCTTGTTACTTCGTCGGAAAAAGTTCCAAAGGCTTTCTTGCGGATGCTAGCGATGAAAGCGATACATTTGAATCCTTTTGATAAAGACGAATCATCAGAGCTCTTGGAAAAAGTACGATGTGGCGACAAAATAACTGTTGAACAATCGGAAGTACTTTGCAAGATTTGCAGTGGTATTCCGCTGGTACTCCACACTTTGATCTCGTTGCAAGGGGATCTGAAATGTTTTGTAAAATCACCTCCGGAAGAGAGAACAAATTTTTTGCAGGCGATGAAAACAGTGcctaaagagaaaaaaattgaattttgccTAGACCTTTGCTTCCAAAGACTGACACCCCAAGTACAACTGACCTTACTACATTTGTGTCTTTACAAGGGTTTCTTCACTCCAGATAAAGCAGCAAAAATCTTTTGCTCTCCTGAGTCAAGCGAACATAACCTCAGagctattgctttaaaattgGAAGGGTGCAATCTCTTGCACCCACAAAAATTccaaaattcaaagaaatataCATTTCTCAAAGTCATTCGAGAACATTTCAAACTCAAGGCAAAGAAAGAGTATTGCAAAGAGATCCAACATGCCCGTGGTCTGCTGATCGATTACCTCATTATTTTCTTAAAAACGACTTTCAAGGTGTTCTTGGGCAAAAATTCAGTGAAATCGGCTGTTGAGGAGTTCTCAGCGGAAAAAGAGAACGTGATACAGCTGGTTGAATGGATCGACAACGGTGAAATGGATGAGGAGAGAGTTAAGAAATGTATCGACGTCTTTAATGTAGCAGGAGAGATGCTTGCGAAGATGATGGCAAAGTACAATTATAAAAATGTTTACGAATCTTTGGCTAAGAAGTGCAGAGAAATGGGAGACCCGCGGAGACTGGCTGACTGTCTGACATCCCTTGGGATGAAAGAAATCTTCAACTGCATATGTGCAACCGGTCTGTGCAGCAAAGCTATTGAGCGAGCTCGACTCTGTTTGGATGAAGCTCATTGGATCCAGACTCACCTTCACGTCAAGAAGGGTAGCAGCCGTGCCCAGTGCCTCGCTAAGCTTGGCCGCTGTTTAGTGAGAAGTGGTGACAAAGAGCGAGGGGAGGCCATGATTGAGGAAGCGATACGCATCAGAAAGGCCACAATCAAAACACGCGATGATCATGAAAAAGAAGGCGGCGAGAATGTCTCTTATGTCATGCTGGGTGCAACATATAACGACAAGGCGG TTGCTCTTTCTTTTGAAAACCATCATCGAGAGGCAGTGAACATCAGGAAGAATCAAGTGATGAAGATTTACAGAGATAGATTGGGCGACCATCCTTTCACTGCCACCATCCTCAACAATATGTCCAATAATCATCGCGACCTGGGAGAATTTGAGGCTGCTGAGAAGTACGCTGAACAAGCTCTTCGTATTCGGCGCGAGTTATTGGCGGACCACAGAGACACCGCCAAATCTTTGTTTGATCTTGGAGTGGCACTAAAAGCGAACAAAAAGTTCAAAGAAGCAAAAGATTTGCTAGAACAATGTAAGACTATGCAGGAGAAAGTGGTGAATAATAGCACCTTCGAGAAAAA TTTGGAAGAAGAGCTAAGAGATGTTAACAGACTACTTAAAATGCAGCAGTCAGAGGGCCAAGATCGTTGA
- the LOC136887333 gene encoding uncharacterized protein isoform X1 has product MTSKSIPTPTPEADHHAPSTQFPEVEGDDLSQTAQETSSEEAPKGSLNLSSSEKLKVTLLAYEWGSTKVELSTMNTEFAIQLAKDDHVEVCMYVPAFSNEDKIAADKCRVHLLKAEEKPGYEPIDWLASVPSNHQMNVVIGHGIDLGKQVTHIIQSRPECKWIQVVHTDHEENETFKSSDNAAADKKHVDEIKLCQKADLIVAIGPKLADAYSRKFGEEKVLELTPGIFSESPCVKQVIKERRTFHVFVFGRGDSEDFTLKGYDIAARAVAELKDEEPPVKLVFVCAPNGKKEEVKGMLLKTDLLPCQLIVCSAKKRGPRAQQFNQADLVIMPSRAEGFGLYALEAFSAGLPVLISHNSGLRVALEKVLFGMNVVVNSDDPAEWAKAIRRVCSKHRDLRLKEASVLRKNYSETYNWEKQCSELIKKMHDLAAAAVKVPSPPVPEITRRVEGDDLSQPASETSSDGYLPLVMEKRNPGTPPSLLRAKEDEQDTLQDLSKLRHKFPYFVNRRTDELSHIVECLDPKNKQCQGVFIDGAPGIGKTILATEAANKLRNDHRHVLVAYIDCKDIKSFESFAGTVIEQISRSPAVNDPAAKIKKRLAASKNVFYVLFLDSFECFLAENNNQQEKQPSTAAAPSRDCREKVQSFIGEIANCPTNIKFLVTSSEKVPKAFLRMLAMKAIHLNPFDKDESSELLEKVRCGDKITVEQSEVLCKICSGIPLVLHTLISLQGDLKCFVKSPPEERTNFLQAMKTVPKEKKIEFCLDLCFQRLTPQVQLTLLHLCLYKGFFTPDKAAKIFCSPESSEHNLRAIALKLEGCNLLHPQKFQNSKKYTFLKVIREHFKLKAKKEYCKEIQHARGLLIDYLIIFLKTTFKVFLGKNSVKSAVEEFSAEKENVIQLVEWIDNGEMDEERVKKCIDVFNVAGEMLAKMMAKYNYKNVYESLAKKCREMGDPRRLADCLTSLGMKEIFNCICATGLCSKAIERARLCLDEAHWIQTHLHVKKGSSRAQCLAKLGRCLVRSGDKERGEAMIEEAIRIRKATIKTRDDHEKEGGENVSYVMLGATYNDKAVALSFENHHREAVNIRKNQVMKIYRDRLGDHPFTATILNNMSNNHRDLGEFEAAEKYAEQALRIRRELLADHRDTAKSLFDLGVALKANKKFKEAKDLLEQCKTMQEKVVNNSTFEKNLEEELRDVNRLLKMQQSEGQDR; this is encoded by the exons AAGAAGCTCCAAAGGGCTCCTTAAATTTGTCCTCCAGTGAGAAACTAAAAGTAACTCTTTTAGCCTACGAATGGGGATCTACTAAAGTAGAGTTGTCAACAATGAACACAGAGTTTGCCATTCAATTGGCAAAGGATGACCATGTGGAAGTCTGTATGTATGTCCCCGCGTTCAGTAACGAAGATAAAATTGCGGCTGATAAGTGCAGGGTTCATCTACTTAAAGCAGAGGAGAAGCCTGGGTATGAACCTATAGACTGGTTAGCCTCTGTTCCAAGTAATCATCAGATGAATGTTGTGATTGGCCATGGGATTGATCTTGGTAAGCAGGTTACACACATAATACAATCGCGCCCTGAATGCAAATGGATTCAAGTTGTTCATACTGACCATGAAGAAAATGAAACGTTTAAGTCCTCTGATAATGCAGCTGCGGATAAAAAGCATGTTGATGAGATAAAACTCTGCCAAAAGGCGGATCTAATTGTGGCTATCGGTCCCAAATTGGCTGATGCCTACTCCCGTAAATTTGGAGAGGAGAAAGTCCTCGAACTCACCCCGGGCATCTTTTCAGAATCTCCTTGTGTAAAACAAGTGATTAAAGAAAGAAGAacatttcatgtttttgtttttggacgTGGTGATAGTGAAGATTTCACATTAAAGGGATACGACATTGCTGCCCGTGCAGTTGCTGAGCTTAAAGATGAAGAACCCCCTGTCaaacttgtgtttgtttgtGCGCCAAATGGAAAAAAGGAGGAAGTTAAAGGAATGCTGCTTAAGACAGACCTTTTACCCTGTCAACTTATCGTATGTAGTGCTAAGAAAAGAGGGCCGCGTGCTCAGCAGTTTAATCAGGCAGATCTTGTCATAATGCCCTCAAGAGCCGAAGGTTTTGGTCTATATGCACTTGAAGCATTCTCTGCTGGCCTTCCTGTGCTGATCAGTCATAACTCAGGCCTCCGAGTGGCATTGGAAAAGGTTCTCTTTGGTATGAACGTTGTGGTAAATTCAGACGATCCAGCAGAGTGGGCAAAGGCAATCCGCAGAGTTTGTAGCAAGCACAGAGACTTACGGTTGAAAGAAGCCAGTGTTCTTCGTAAAAACTACTCAGAGACGTACAATTGGGAGAAGCAATGCAGTGAACTCATAAAGAAGATGCATGACCTCGCAG CTGCCGCAGTGAAAGTTCCTTCACCTCCAGTACCCGAAATCACACGAAGag TTGAAGGTGATGATCTTTCTCAACCAGCATCAGAAACTAGTTCAG ATGGTTATCTTCCCCTGGTGATGGAGAAAAGAAATCCAG GAACTCCTCCTTCATTACTTAGAGCGAAAGAAGACGAACAAG ATACATTACAGGATCTGTCAAAACTGCGTCACAAGTTTCCATACTTTGTTAATCGAAGAACTGACGAGCTTTCCCATATTGTGGAGTGTCTTGATCCAAAAAATAAGCAGTGTCAGGGCGTGTTCATAGATGGAGCTCCAGGGATTGGCAAGACGATCCTTGCAACCGAGGCTGCTAACAAGTTACGAAACGATCACAGACATGTCCTTGTTGCCTACATCGACTGCAAGGACATCAAGTCTTTCGAATCCTTCGCAGGAACAGTCATTGAGCAAATTAGCCGTTCGCCTGCTGTAAACGATCCAGCTGCCAAAATAAAGAAGCGTTTGGCAgcaagcaaaaatgttttttacgTTTTGTTTCTGGATAGCTTTGAATGTTTTCTTGCAGAGAATAACAACCAGCAGGAGAAACAACCTTCGACAGCAGCAGCCCCATCTCGTGATTGTAGAGAAAAAGTACAAAGTTTTATCGGTGAAATTGCGAACTGCCCGACAAACATCAAGTTTCTTGTTACTTCGTCGGAAAAAGTTCCAAAGGCTTTCTTGCGGATGCTAGCGATGAAAGCGATACATTTGAATCCTTTTGATAAAGACGAATCATCAGAGCTCTTGGAAAAAGTACGATGTGGCGACAAAATAACTGTTGAACAATCGGAAGTACTTTGCAAGATTTGCAGTGGTATTCCGCTGGTACTCCACACTTTGATCTCGTTGCAAGGGGATCTGAAATGTTTTGTAAAATCACCTCCGGAAGAGAGAACAAATTTTTTGCAGGCGATGAAAACAGTGcctaaagagaaaaaaattgaattttgccTAGACCTTTGCTTCCAAAGACTGACACCCCAAGTACAACTGACCTTACTACATTTGTGTCTTTACAAGGGTTTCTTCACTCCAGATAAAGCAGCAAAAATCTTTTGCTCTCCTGAGTCAAGCGAACATAACCTCAGagctattgctttaaaattgGAAGGGTGCAATCTCTTGCACCCACAAAAATTccaaaattcaaagaaatataCATTTCTCAAAGTCATTCGAGAACATTTCAAACTCAAGGCAAAGAAAGAGTATTGCAAAGAGATCCAACATGCCCGTGGTCTGCTGATCGATTACCTCATTATTTTCTTAAAAACGACTTTCAAGGTGTTCTTGGGCAAAAATTCAGTGAAATCGGCTGTTGAGGAGTTCTCAGCGGAAAAAGAGAACGTGATACAGCTGGTTGAATGGATCGACAACGGTGAAATGGATGAGGAGAGAGTTAAGAAATGTATCGACGTCTTTAATGTAGCAGGAGAGATGCTTGCGAAGATGATGGCAAAGTACAATTATAAAAATGTTTACGAATCTTTGGCTAAGAAGTGCAGAGAAATGGGAGACCCGCGGAGACTGGCTGACTGTCTGACATCCCTTGGGATGAAAGAAATCTTCAACTGCATATGTGCAACCGGTCTGTGCAGCAAAGCTATTGAGCGAGCTCGACTCTGTTTGGATGAAGCTCATTGGATCCAGACTCACCTTCACGTCAAGAAGGGTAGCAGCCGTGCCCAGTGCCTCGCTAAGCTTGGCCGCTGTTTAGTGAGAAGTGGTGACAAAGAGCGAGGGGAGGCCATGATTGAGGAAGCGATACGCATCAGAAAGGCCACAATCAAAACACGCGATGATCATGAAAAAGAAGGCGGCGAGAATGTCTCTTATGTCATGCTGGGTGCAACATATAACGACAAGGCGG TTGCTCTTTCTTTTGAAAACCATCATCGAGAGGCAGTGAACATCAGGAAGAATCAAGTGATGAAGATTTACAGAGATAGATTGGGCGACCATCCTTTCACTGCCACCATCCTCAACAATATGTCCAATAATCATCGCGACCTGGGAGAATTTGAGGCTGCTGAGAAGTACGCTGAACAAGCTCTTCGTATTCGGCGCGAGTTATTGGCGGACCACAGAGACACCGCCAAATCTTTGTTTGATCTTGGAGTGGCACTAAAAGCGAACAAAAAGTTCAAAGAAGCAAAAGATTTGCTAGAACAATGTAAGACTATGCAGGAGAAAGTGGTGAATAATAGCACCTTCGAGAAAAA TTTGGAAGAAGAGCTAAGAGATGTTAACAGACTACTTAAAATGCAGCAGTCAGAGGGCCAAGATCGTTGA